A single window of Pseudarthrobacter defluvii DNA harbors:
- a CDS encoding HelD family protein: MLDAELAHEREYVAGLYARLEELREEKRRQLAQVRRAGAVGTMQNVSERDAFAALYEDRLAQLDAVDDRLVFGRLDLDSGEAQYIGRIGLTTEDLQRLMVDWRAPEAGHFYQATAFDRQGVRRRRHLILQGRDVKAIEDDVLDASMLTDADALQGEGALLAALNSKRTGRMSDIVSTIQSEQDRIIRSSISGAVVVQGGPGTGKTAVALHRAAYLLYTHRDRLKSAGVLLVGPSSSFMKYIERVLPSLGETGVVMASLGRLMPGINAVPEVNPDVAAIKGRLDMAAIVANAVSNRMRVPAQNRILEVDGRKLTLTPRQVRRARERARATGKPYNEARVTFVKILLRELTEQMTELVEAGNIGNNADRSYLAEDVRTARDVRIALNLCWMPMTPEKLISDLFSKPEILEFCTPSLTPAERALLQRPADAPWTESDVPLLDEAAELLGELDPAAGRGLAQQEHDRARDLANAKQTLVNMEAAGVDPLMSAEELAEQNREQEARQSAAERATSDRTWAYGHIVVDEAQELSPMQWRLLVRRCPLKSFTIVGDIAQTSSVAGANSWQGALAPMFGDRWQLEELTVNYRTPSQIAEAAVRMANAAGLVVSAPKAVREGRWEPIIDQVPAGAVVDRLVEVLPEEIEALDGGLLAVIADGDLLPQATAALRAVYGRRIGSGAGSYEQDIVVISPREAKGLEFDGVVVLEPSVMLNHEHGKVGDLYVAMTRATQRLRLIAAQPVPAGIAR; the protein is encoded by the coding sequence ATGCTCGACGCCGAATTGGCCCACGAACGGGAGTATGTAGCCGGGTTGTACGCCCGGCTGGAGGAACTCCGGGAGGAAAAGCGCCGGCAGCTGGCGCAGGTCCGTCGTGCCGGAGCCGTGGGCACCATGCAGAACGTTTCGGAACGTGACGCGTTCGCCGCACTGTATGAGGACCGCCTGGCGCAACTGGACGCGGTGGATGACCGGCTGGTCTTCGGCCGCCTGGACCTTGACTCCGGCGAAGCGCAGTACATTGGCCGCATCGGACTCACCACCGAGGACCTGCAGAGGCTGATGGTGGATTGGCGCGCCCCCGAAGCCGGGCACTTCTACCAGGCCACCGCCTTCGACCGCCAGGGTGTACGCCGCCGCCGGCACCTGATCCTGCAGGGACGCGACGTCAAAGCCATCGAGGACGATGTCCTGGACGCCTCCATGCTCACGGACGCCGATGCCCTGCAGGGCGAAGGCGCCCTGCTGGCCGCGCTGAACTCCAAGCGGACCGGCCGCATGTCGGACATCGTCAGCACCATCCAGTCCGAGCAGGACCGCATCATCCGGTCCTCCATCTCCGGTGCCGTCGTGGTCCAGGGCGGGCCCGGTACCGGTAAGACCGCCGTAGCACTGCACCGTGCCGCCTACCTGCTCTACACGCACCGTGACCGGCTCAAAAGTGCGGGCGTGCTGCTGGTGGGGCCGTCGTCGTCGTTCATGAAGTACATCGAACGGGTGCTGCCCTCGCTCGGCGAGACCGGCGTGGTCATGGCCAGCCTGGGCCGCCTGATGCCCGGCATCAACGCCGTCCCCGAGGTGAACCCGGACGTGGCCGCCATCAAGGGACGGCTGGACATGGCCGCCATCGTGGCCAACGCCGTCTCCAACCGCATGCGCGTGCCCGCCCAGAACCGGATCCTCGAGGTGGACGGCCGCAAGCTGACCCTTACGCCCCGGCAGGTGCGCCGCGCGCGGGAACGCGCCCGCGCCACCGGAAAGCCCTACAACGAGGCACGGGTGACGTTCGTCAAGATCCTGCTGCGCGAACTGACCGAGCAGATGACTGAACTCGTCGAAGCCGGAAACATCGGCAACAACGCTGACCGCTCGTACCTTGCGGAGGACGTGCGGACCGCCCGGGACGTCCGGATCGCGCTGAACCTGTGCTGGATGCCGATGACGCCGGAGAAGCTGATCTCCGACCTTTTCAGCAAGCCGGAGATCCTGGAATTCTGCACCCCCAGCCTGACCCCGGCTGAGCGGGCACTGCTGCAGCGCCCCGCCGACGCCCCGTGGACCGAATCCGACGTCCCGCTGCTGGACGAGGCCGCCGAACTGCTTGGCGAGCTGGACCCTGCGGCCGGGCGCGGGCTGGCGCAGCAGGAGCACGACCGTGCCCGCGACCTGGCCAACGCAAAGCAAACCCTGGTGAACATGGAGGCCGCCGGCGTGGATCCGCTCATGTCCGCTGAAGAACTGGCGGAGCAGAACCGTGAGCAGGAAGCGCGTCAGAGCGCAGCCGAGCGCGCTACCAGCGACCGCACCTGGGCCTACGGGCACATCGTGGTGGATGAGGCCCAGGAGCTCTCGCCCATGCAGTGGCGGCTGCTGGTGCGCCGCTGCCCGCTGAAGTCCTTCACCATCGTGGGCGACATCGCGCAGACCAGCTCCGTGGCAGGTGCCAATTCCTGGCAGGGTGCGCTGGCCCCGATGTTCGGTGACCGCTGGCAGCTGGAGGAGCTGACGGTCAATTACCGCACGCCGTCGCAGATCGCCGAGGCAGCCGTCCGGATGGCCAACGCGGCCGGGCTGGTGGTCTCCGCCCCCAAGGCTGTCCGCGAGGGCCGCTGGGAACCCATCATCGACCAAGTGCCTGCCGGTGCCGTGGTGGACCGGCTCGTTGAGGTCCTCCCCGAGGAAATTGAAGCGCTCGACGGCGGACTGCTCGCCGTGATTGCCGACGGTGACCTCCTGCCCCAGGCCACCGCAGCCCTGCGTGCTGTCTACGGACGCAGGATCGGCAGCGGTGCCGGCAGCTACGAGCAGGACATCGTGGTCATCAGCCCACGTGAGGCGAAGGGCCTGGAGTTCGACGGCGTGGTGGTCCTGGAACCGTCCGTGATGCTCAACCACGAACACGGCAAGGTGGGGGACCTCTACGTGGCCATGACCCGCGCCACGCAACGGCTGCGCCTGATTGCGGCGCAACCCGTCCCTGCCGGCATTGCCCGCTGA